GGCCGAGTACGCCACGATGGTCAACGAGATGTTCTCGAGCGGCTACGAGTCGCAGTTCTACGGGCCGACCGCGTGTGCGGCCTACGCCTTCGACTGCGTGATCAACGCGGCGCTGTCCATCCAGGCGGCCGAGGAGTTCACCGGCGCGGCGCTGGGCGACGTCGTCCGCGACGTGACCCGACACGAGGGCCAGCAGGTGACCACCTTCGAGGCGGCCAACGAGATCCTCGCCGACGGCGGCGGTCCGTCGGACGTGGACTACCAGGGCGTCAGCGGCCCGATCGACTTCGACGAGAACGGCGATCCGGTCGGGTTCCTGCCGATTCTGGAGGGACAGGATCACAGCTACGAGGGCATCGGCTTCATCGAGTCCTGAGCCCAGCGATGGTACTCGACCTCGTCGCGAGCGGACTCGTCTTCAGCAGTAACATCGTCCTCGGCAGCATCGGGCTCGTCGCGTCGGACCGCTGATACCCGCGGTCCCCGTCCGCGACCGCCTCGCTCCGATATCGGTATCAATCGTGGTAACGGCGGCGAACGCTGATGTACATCGAGTGCCAGGTTCGGACAATGACGGTGTCGGACCCGATCGCGCGCGACCGACTCCCCGAGACGGTCGTCTACTACGACGACGACTTTCCGGCCGCGCCGGCCGAGCTGCGGCGGGGGATCGAGGACGCGTCGTCGCTGTCCCTCGCCGCGTTCGAGTCGCTTTCGGGTCGCGGCGAGTCCGCCGGGTCCGACGAGGCGCACCTGACGCTCGTGTTCACCGAGCGGGTGCCGGCTGACGCGGCCGCGCTGACTGCCGGGCGGGCCATCTGGGTCACGACCGAGGCGGCCGTCGTGACCGCGGGGCTGGACGCCGGCGCGACCGACGTGTTCCACTGGTCGCCGGCCGACGGCTGGGACGTGCTGGCAGCGAAGCTCGGCCACCGGCTGGACGGGGTCGGGGGCCCGAGCGCCACCGACGACCACGCCGTCCCCGACCGGGCGCTCCAGCGGATCAGCGACGGGGTGCTGGCACTGGACGACCGATTCCGGATCACCTACCTGAACGACGCGATGGCGGCACTACTCCGGGACGCCGACGGTGACGTCCTTGGGGACAGGCTCTGGGACCGCCTCCCGCCGGCGGTGACGGAGGACCTGCGACCGGCCCTCGAACGCGCGATGGACGCGGGAGAGACCGTCACCACGGAGTTCCAGGCGCCGGCGACGGCGCAGTGGTTCGAGGTGACGGCCTACCCCTCGGCGGCGGGGCTGTCGCTGTACGGCCGGGAGATCACCGAGCGCAAACAGCGCGAGATCCAGCAGGCCCGGTACGAGCACCTCGTCGAGACCGTCGGGGACGCGGTCTACCTCCTCGACGCCGAGGGCCGGTTCACCTACGTCAACGACGCGCTCTGTGCGATGACGGGCTACGACCGCGACGACCTCCTCGGGTCGTCCGTCCACATCATCAAGGACGACGGGACAGTCGCGGAAGCCGAGGACGCGCTGCGTGACCTGCTCCGGGAACAGGCCGACAGCGACGGGATGCCGATCGCCAAACTGGACGTGGAACTCGTCACGGCCGACGACGGGACCGTCCCCGCCACGGACCGGATGACGCTGCGCCCGCTCTCCGAAGACGGCGAGTTCACGGGGACGGTCGGTACGCTCCGGGACGTGAGCCGACAGCGCCGCCGCCATGACGTCCTCTCGGGCATCCTCGCGGCGACCCAGGACATGATGGCCGCCACGACGACCGACGAGGTCGCGCGGCAGGTGGTCGACACCGTCGTCGACGTCTTCGGGTTCGACCTGGTCGCCGTCCACGAACACGACGCCGAGACCGACCGTCTGGTTCCCGTGGCCACGTCCGACGGCGGCGACGAAACCTCGACCGAGCGGCCGGCCTACGCCCTCGAAGAGGGGCCGGTCGGAACCGCCTACACCGAGGACCGCCTCGTCGTGCAGGAGGCCCGCTCCGGGCTGGACGACTGGGACCGCGGCGGCGTCGAGGTCGGCGGCTACTGCCCGATCGGCGATACCCGCACGCTCAGTTTCGGCACGCGTGACGAGGCGGGGTTCACCGACGACGACGAACGGCTGATCGAGTTGCTCGCCGAGACCGCCGCCGCGGCCTTCGAGGGGGTCACTCGCGAGGAGGAGCGCCGGCGCTACGAGGCCGTCATCGAGGCCGCCGAGGACAAGCTGTTCACGCTCGACGACGACGGCCGCATCACGCTCGCGACGGAGCAGTTCGCCGAGAGCGTCGGCGCGGACCGCGAGGCGCTTGCCGGCCGGGAGATCGGCGAGTTCCTCGCCGACACCGAGGCGGCCGCCGCCGTCGCGGACCTCGAGACCGCCGCGGACGTCGAGACCGATCTGCGAACCCGGGACGGCGAGGCCGTCCCCAGCCGGATCCGGACCGCCCGCTTCTCCAGTCCGTACGGGGACGGCGTCGTCGGGACGGTCCGGGACCTCTCGGCGCTGCGGTCGGCCCAGCAGGCGGCCTCGCGCAACCGCCAGCGGTTCACCGAGCTGTTCGAGACGCTCTCCGACCCCGTCGCCGACGTCGAGTACGGCCCCGACGGCGCGGTCGTCAGCCGGGCGAACGCCGCCTTCGCCGCCCTGTGTGACGAGCGGGACCGCTCCCTCGTCGACCGGCCGCTGGCGGCGGTGCGCCAGGCGCTGCCGGAGTCCATCGCGGCCGCCCTCGACCCCGTCACGTCGCCCGGCGCGAGCGTCGAGACGGCGGTGAGCACGCAGACGGGCGCCGAGCGCAAGCGGTTCGTCCTGAAGACGGTGCCCTACGAGAGCACGGACGGTCAGCGGGCCTTCGTCGTCCTCACGGACGTGACGGACCTCGCCCAGCGCGAGACCCACCTGCAGGTGCTCCACCGCCTGCTCCGGCACAACCTCCGCAACGAGACGACGGTCATCCAGGGGTACGCGGAGGCGATCGTCCAGCGGGAGACGAACGCGGAGATCGGGGACTTCGCCCGCCAGATCTTCGAGGCGAGTTCGTCGCTCGTCGAGGCCGCCGACACCGCACGGACGATCCAGCGCGTCCTCGAGATGGACGCCGAGGACGTCGAATCGGTCCCGGTCGAGCGTGCGGCCGAGCAGATCGACGCCGACGTCCTCGCGGATTACCCCGAGGCCGACGCGACGCTCGCGAACGAGGCGACGGGGACCGTGTCGTTCAGCCACCACCTGCTGGTCGGCATCGCGGAACTCGTCGACAACGCCGTCGAGCACAGCTCGACGAGCAGTCGGACGGGGTCCGACGACGCTATCGAACACGTGGGCGGTGACGCTCCCAGCGTCGCCGTCGAACTCGCCGACGCGCCGGACTCGAACGCCGTGTGTCTCCGCGTCAGTGACGACGGCCCCGGGATGCCCGAGTCGGAGTGGGAAGTCGTGGCTGGCGAGCAGGAGATCACGCAGCTCCAGCACACCCAGGGGCTGGGCCTGTGGCTCGTCCGGTGGGTCGTCGACAAACACAGCGGCGATCTCGCGCTGGAACGGAGCGGCGAGGACGGGACGACCGTCGCGATCAGGCTCCCCCGCTGAGAACCTAGGTCGAGCGGAACCGGTCGAGCGGTTGCCGGAGCGCCCACTCGTCGGTTCCTGGATCGAGGTTCGAGGGCTCGGTGCCGGTCTCGGTCACGATGCCGGCGTGATACAGCATCGTCTTGAGCTGAAAGACCGTCGGGGAGTGGTAGACGTCGCCGTCGTCGAGCGCCGCGGACCGTAGCTCACCCTCCCCCGTCAGGACCCGCTGGCGTACGTCGTCGGTCCCCCGAACGAATAGCTCGATCGTGAAGGTCGGCTGGGTCCCGTGGCAGTACTCGACCAGCTGGACGAGCGAGGGAGAGGGCTCGCCGTCGTCGACCAGCCGCTGGAGCCGGTCGACCAGGAACTTCGTCGCCGGGTATCGGTAGACCACCCGGCGGGTCAGCTGTCCCCACCGCGGCGCGAGGTCGCAGAACCGCTTGCGGGAGCGCTTCCAGTCCCGGAAGGCGTCGAGGGCGGCGTTGACCGACCCGTACTCCCCGAGTGCGAACCGGACGACCTCCTCGCCGAGTGGCGTCAGCCGCGGACCCGCGGGCCGGTCGTCGATCAGGTCGAGAAACGCGGCGCCGGTCCGGGCCGCATCGGTCGCGCCGACCACGCGTTCGGCGAGCAGCGTCTCGGTATCCCTACCGTGGACGAGCGCCAGCGGGTAGGCGAGGTAGTTCTTCGGGTGGTTCAGGCCGAAGTTGCGGTCCGCGACGCCCTGGGCGCTGGCCTGGAACCGGATAGCGTCGGCCTCGCCGGACTGTCGGGTGCCGACGACGCGGGGTCGAACCGCGGGCGTGACCGAACCGCTCTCGGCGACGGCGAGGACGCCCACGTTCAGCTCCCGGGCGAGCGTCGTCGCCGACGGCGGGATCGACTCGGCGGGCGCGGCGACGAACGCGACGTTGGCCTCGTGGAGCCGGTCGTAGGCCTGGACGATCCCGCGCTCGACCGCGGCCGTGCCGGTTCCGCGTTCGGTCTCACCTTTGGCCTCCACGACGGCCAGCGGCGGCTGGTCACCGACCCGGTCGACGGCCAGCAGGTCGTTCTCGAGGTCGGGAACGCCCACGAGATCGGGGTACCCCGAGCCGACGCGGACGTGGTTGAACGGCGCCAGCTGATCCTGCACGTCGGCGTCGATGGGGCGGTCGTCGATCCAGCGCTCCTGGGCGAACTGGGTGTCGGCGACGGCGTAGGTTTCGTCCCCCTCG
Above is a genomic segment from Halorientalis sp. LT38 containing:
- a CDS encoding PAS domain-containing protein, whose amino-acid sequence is MTVSDPIARDRLPETVVYYDDDFPAAPAELRRGIEDASSLSLAAFESLSGRGESAGSDEAHLTLVFTERVPADAAALTAGRAIWVTTEAAVVTAGLDAGATDVFHWSPADGWDVLAAKLGHRLDGVGGPSATDDHAVPDRALQRISDGVLALDDRFRITYLNDAMAALLRDADGDVLGDRLWDRLPPAVTEDLRPALERAMDAGETVTTEFQAPATAQWFEVTAYPSAAGLSLYGREITERKQREIQQARYEHLVETVGDAVYLLDAEGRFTYVNDALCAMTGYDRDDLLGSSVHIIKDDGTVAEAEDALRDLLREQADSDGMPIAKLDVELVTADDGTVPATDRMTLRPLSEDGEFTGTVGTLRDVSRQRRRHDVLSGILAATQDMMAATTTDEVARQVVDTVVDVFGFDLVAVHEHDAETDRLVPVATSDGGDETSTERPAYALEEGPVGTAYTEDRLVVQEARSGLDDWDRGGVEVGGYCPIGDTRTLSFGTRDEAGFTDDDERLIELLAETAAAAFEGVTREEERRRYEAVIEAAEDKLFTLDDDGRITLATEQFAESVGADREALAGREIGEFLADTEAAAAVADLETAADVETDLRTRDGEAVPSRIRTARFSSPYGDGVVGTVRDLSALRSAQQAASRNRQRFTELFETLSDPVADVEYGPDGAVVSRANAAFAALCDERDRSLVDRPLAAVRQALPESIAAALDPVTSPGASVETAVSTQTGAERKRFVLKTVPYESTDGQRAFVVLTDVTDLAQRETHLQVLHRLLRHNLRNETTVIQGYAEAIVQRETNAEIGDFARQIFEASSSLVEAADTARTIQRVLEMDAEDVESVPVERAAEQIDADVLADYPEADATLANEATGTVSFSHHLLVGIAELVDNAVEHSSTSSRTGSDDAIEHVGGDAPSVAVELADAPDSNAVCLRVSDDGPGMPESEWEVVAGEQEITQLQHTQGLGLWLVRWVVDKHSGDLALERSGEDGTTVAIRLPR